The DNA region ATTTCAGTTTCTAAGTTCTTAACTTCATCTTCAGAAACTGGATTTTCTTTATCTTTTAATAATTTTTTAAGATCATTATTTCCATCTTTTCTTATATTTCTTACAGCAACTTTTCCATTTTCAGCTTCAGATTTAGCCATTTTTACATACTCTTTTCTTCTATCAGCAGTTAATTCTGGCATTATTAATCTTATAACTTTTCCATCGTTGTTAGGTGTTAATCCTAAGTTAGCTGCAATTATAGCTTTTTCTATTTTAGCTATTAATCCTTTATCCCATGGATCGATTACTAGTAATCTTGCTTCTGGAGCAGATACAGATCCTACTTGATTTAATGGCATTTCAGAACCATATTGCTCTACTTTTATTCCATCTAACATAGAAACATTGGCTCTTCCTGCTCTTATAGATGTGAATTTGTGTTTTGTTGCTTCTACAGCTTTTCCCATTTTTTCTTTACATAAGCTTACTACTTCTTTACCAGTCATAAATTTCCTCCTAAAATATTAATCAGCTATTACTGTTGTTCCTATTTTTTCTCCCATTATT from Candidatus Fusobacterium pullicola includes:
- the frr gene encoding ribosome recycling factor; translation: MTGKEVVSLCKEKMGKAVEATKHKFTSIRAGRANVSMLDGIKVEQYGSEMPLNQVGSVSAPEARLLVIDPWDKGLIAKIEKAIIAANLGLTPNNDGKVIRLIMPELTADRRKEYVKMAKSEAENGKVAVRNIRKDGNNDLKKLLKDKENPVSEDEVKNLETEIQKLTDAHIKEIDELFAKKEKEITTV